A single Callithrix jacchus isolate 240 chromosome 4, calJac240_pri, whole genome shotgun sequence DNA region contains:
- the LOC100388316 gene encoding LOW QUALITY PROTEIN: collagen alpha-1(I) chain-like (The sequence of the model RefSeq protein was modified relative to this genomic sequence to represent the inferred CDS: inserted 1 base in 1 codon), protein MTESCVGKGWTCGQTDSWTHILSAKTDHLYHYLQVKFNELGYGPTSSIVLFGSRXPTGPQGPRGDKGKTGEQGDRGIKGHRGFSGLQGHRGFSGLQGPPCPPGSPGEQGPSGVSGSAGPRGPPGSAGAPSKDGLNGLPGPIGPPGPRGRTGDAGPVGPPGPPCPPGPPGPPSGGFDFSFLPQPPQEKAHDGSRYYRADDANVVRDHDLKVDTTLKSLCQQIENIRSPEGSHKNPIHTCHDLKMCHSDWKSGEYWIDPNQGCNLDTIKVFCNMETGETCLYPTQPNVAQKNWYIGKNPKDKRHVWFGESMTDGSQFEYGGEGSDPADVAIQLTFLRLMSTKASQNIIYHCKSSVAYMDQQTGNLRKALLLQGSNEIEIRVEGNSHFTYSITVDGCTSHTGAWGKTVIEYKTTMTSHLPIIDVAPLDSGAPDLEFGFDVGPAYFL, encoded by the exons AACTGGGATATGGTCCCACCAGTTCTATCGTCCTTTTTGGCTCCC GACCCACTGGACCCCAAGGCCCCCGTGGTGACAAAGGCAAGACTGGCGAACAGGGTGACAGAGGCATAAAGGGTCACCGTGGCTTCTCTGGCCTCCAGGGTCACCGTGGCTTCTCTGGCCTCCAGGGTCCCCCTTGCCCTCCCGGCTCTCCTGGTGAACAAGGTCCCTCTGGAGTCTCTGGTTCTGCTGGTCCCCGAGGTCCCCCTGGCTCTGCTGGTGCTCCTAGCAAAGATGGACTCAATGGTCTCCCAGGCCCCATCGGGCCCCCTGGTCCTCGTGGTCGCACTGGTGATGCTGGTCCTGTTGGTCCCCCCggccctccctgccctcctggtCCCCCTGGTCCTCCCAGCGGTGGTTTTGACTTCAgcttcctgccccagccacctCAAGAGAAGGCTCACGATGGTAGCCGCTACTACCGGGCTGATGATGCCAATGTGGTTCGCGACCATGACCTCAAGGTGGACACCACCCTCAAGAGCCTGTGCCAGCAGATAGAGAACATCCGGAGCCCCGAGGGCagccacaaaaaccccatccacaCCTGCCACGACCTCAAGATGTGCCACTCTGACTGGAAGAGTGGAGAGTACTGGATTGACCCCAACCAAGGCTGCAACCTGGATACCATCAAGGTCTTCTGCAACATGGAGACTGGAGAGACCTGCTTGTACCCCACTCAGCCCAACGTGGCCCAGAAGAACTGGTACATCGGCAAGAACCCCAAGGACAAGAGGCACGTCTGGTTTGGCGAGAGCATGACCGACGGATCCCAGTTTGAGTATGGTGGTGAGGGCTCCGACCCTGCCGATGTGGCCATTCAGCTGACCTTCCTGCGCCTGATGTCCACCAAGGCCTCCCAGAACATTATCTACCACTGCAAGAGTAGCGTGGCCTACATGGACCAGCAGACTGGCAACCTCAGGAAGGCTCTGCTCCTCCAGGGCTCCAACGAGATTGAGATCCGTGTGGAGGGCAACAGCCACTTCACCTACAGCATCACCGTTGATGGTTGCACAAGTCACACTGGAGCCTGGGGCAAGACAGTGATCGAATACAAAACCACCATGACCTCCCACCTGCCCATCATCGATGTGGCCCCCTTGGACAGTGGTGCCCCAGACCTGGAATTCGGCTTCGACGTTGGCCCTGCCTACTTCCTGTAA